A genomic window from Cloacibacillus evryensis DSM 19522 includes:
- a CDS encoding autotransporter outer membrane beta-barrel domain-containing protein has product MRNRSFLTSLITAMIYAAACAQAAPAADYIGTQMYPGANDLSAGDSVTTKNPYEHAIYCSQFMDLTLNGIKIKTFGEHATGVWGDNHNVIKVLNSHISTEDEGRGVMIMGNSSCEIADTEIDTLGNKGMGCFANRSSLSVRGIRISTNGGEAYGAAAASYSGLKADGAEVVTRGASSHAVFADVASSADVMGGRLYTEGENSHGVYANDRSFAHVSDSDIETGGDRSHGICAMEKSELRAENIKVAANGAGAAALHASGGSSVKVDGIEVSGRRSANICTIDGGSVTVRNMKQKGDFGRLLDVKNGGKFEAVSSVLSGSVFYSGNDGLDLAFNGGCRWAGGVYGSMDVSVPDRRGVALSIDGTSSWSVGTAGANEAAAWPSANHFDSIDNAGVIDFGSSGGQKIVTAIKYSGAPGSVLKMKTGIGGTGASDLLDITGSAGGTSAISVYNAANAGAVRSTALVRAAGTGGLFDLADHDENRAGVKYIHAGAWKYALVKEADSSGSEWYLKRGDKLSLMGEDGLTPTGKAIAAAAFMYDTWHTEAGTLTKRMGIYRDGLWKGGLWAEAALSRVDLGYDGLRGASDRRKFKTAAIGYDRRIENRGAIFWYGVMAGYGKDDIDVPFGKKELKSTYAALYGVYRRSGGLYLNALTKYNRYESKLDVTNPDGFSRRVLGLGSVNGEWGSNGTGGSLQAGKKILFSGGAGSDGWYLEPQLQFSWNRVSGADFVTNSGITVNIGSADYVRLRGGLLLGRLWQLKNGGLLDVYCDASVVRDSDTKISSVMSEGLYESSIGGTRGVYGVGCNWGCAKGKYIHLRLQHSNGKAAHEPLAVYAGLSFEI; this is encoded by the coding sequence ATGAGAAACAGAAGCTTTTTAACGTCACTTATTACAGCCATGATCTATGCGGCCGCCTGCGCGCAGGCGGCACCCGCGGCGGATTATATTGGTACGCAAATGTACCCGGGGGCAAATGATTTGTCCGCGGGCGACAGCGTAACTACGAAAAACCCATACGAGCACGCGATTTACTGCAGCCAATTTATGGATCTTACGCTGAATGGCATCAAAATAAAGACGTTCGGCGAACACGCGACCGGCGTGTGGGGCGACAACCACAACGTGATAAAAGTGCTCAATTCCCATATCAGCACGGAAGATGAGGGGCGCGGCGTAATGATCATGGGCAACTCCTCCTGTGAGATCGCGGACACCGAGATAGATACTTTAGGGAATAAGGGAATGGGGTGTTTCGCAAACCGCTCAAGCCTGAGTGTCAGGGGCATCCGCATATCAACAAATGGCGGTGAAGCCTATGGAGCCGCCGCGGCCTCTTATTCCGGGCTCAAGGCTGACGGGGCGGAGGTCGTCACGAGGGGCGCCAGCTCACATGCCGTCTTTGCGGACGTCGCCTCTTCCGCGGACGTTATGGGCGGCAGATTATATACCGAAGGAGAAAACTCCCACGGAGTATACGCTAACGACCGTTCTTTCGCGCATGTTTCGGACAGCGATATTGAGACTGGGGGAGATCGTTCCCACGGCATCTGCGCTATGGAAAAATCCGAACTGCGCGCGGAAAATATCAAGGTTGCGGCGAATGGCGCCGGGGCCGCCGCGCTTCACGCGTCTGGAGGCTCATCTGTCAAGGTCGACGGCATCGAGGTCTCGGGCCGCCGGTCCGCCAATATTTGCACCATCGACGGCGGCAGCGTTACGGTGAGGAATATGAAGCAAAAAGGCGATTTCGGCAGGTTGCTGGATGTTAAGAACGGCGGCAAGTTTGAAGCCGTGTCGTCAGTGCTTTCAGGAAGCGTCTTTTACTCCGGGAACGACGGGCTGGATCTGGCCTTTAATGGGGGCTGCCGCTGGGCTGGCGGCGTATACGGCTCTATGGATGTTTCGGTGCCGGATCGGCGCGGCGTCGCGTTAAGCATAGACGGAACCTCTTCATGGAGCGTGGGGACCGCCGGAGCGAACGAAGCGGCGGCATGGCCGTCAGCGAACCATTTTGACAGCATCGACAACGCCGGCGTCATAGATTTCGGCTCGAGCGGCGGGCAAAAGATAGTCACTGCCATAAAGTACAGCGGCGCGCCCGGCAGCGTTTTAAAGATGAAAACCGGCATCGGCGGCACGGGCGCAAGCGATCTGCTGGATATTACCGGCAGCGCCGGCGGTACAAGCGCGATATCGGTATATAACGCGGCCAACGCAGGGGCCGTGCGTTCAACGGCGCTCGTGCGCGCCGCCGGAACCGGCGGCCTCTTTGACCTTGCCGATCATGACGAAAATAGAGCCGGAGTCAAATACATTCACGCCGGCGCTTGGAAGTATGCGCTGGTAAAGGAGGCGGACTCCTCCGGAAGCGAATGGTATCTCAAACGGGGAGACAAGTTGTCGCTTATGGGCGAGGACGGGCTGACTCCGACAGGAAAGGCGATCGCCGCGGCAGCTTTTATGTATGACACGTGGCACACTGAAGCCGGCACTCTGACAAAACGCATGGGAATATACAGGGACGGCCTCTGGAAAGGCGGCCTTTGGGCCGAGGCGGCGCTCAGCCGCGTCGACCTCGGTTATGACGGTTTGCGGGGGGCGTCCGACCGGCGAAAATTCAAGACGGCCGCGATCGGATATGACCGCAGGATAGAAAACCGCGGCGCTATTTTCTGGTATGGCGTGATGGCGGGGTACGGTAAAGACGATATCGACGTGCCGTTCGGAAAAAAGGAGCTCAAATCCACTTACGCCGCACTTTACGGCGTATACCGCCGCTCCGGCGGGCTGTATCTGAACGCTCTGACCAAATACAACCGCTACGAATCAAAACTCGACGTTACGAACCCCGACGGTTTCAGCCGCAGGGTGCTCGGACTCGGAAGCGTTAATGGTGAATGGGGCTCTAACGGGACGGGGGGCTCTCTGCAAGCCGGCAAAAAGATACTTTTCAGCGGCGGCGCGGGAAGCGACGGCTGGTATTTGGAACCGCAGCTGCAGTTTTCCTGGAACAGAGTATCCGGCGCAGATTTTGTCACCAACAGCGGCATAACGGTAAATATCGGTTCGGCGGACTACGTCAGGCTGCGCGGCGGCCTCTTGCTCGGACGCCTGTGGCAGCTTAAGAACGGCGGCCTGCTGGATGTATACTGCGACGCGTCCGTCGTCCGCGACTCGGATACGAAGATAAGCTCCGTTATGAGCGAAGGCCTCTATGAATCCAGCATCGGCGGGACCCGCGGAGTTTACGGCGTC
- a CDS encoding helix-turn-helix domain-containing protein has translation MTHISAAVGEKIREIRKNRRYTLQDLGKIVHRSKATLSKYENGEIVLDIETLFDMARALRVSVFSLLDLPVDAETVCPRKENDHACCCKDIFSYPILYLYYYNGEHKCIRRGVIETDIENGKAKFYLDTVSLSDYRRCCQVYVGQVRSYSFYTRMVFRNEITPPDMITMVFPSMLNCQTFLIGQVFAMTVATQPICVKALVANHEMIEDREFKTMLQITPQEIKNIKRLNYFALERVAEVKV, from the coding sequence ATGACGCATATCAGCGCTGCCGTAGGGGAAAAGATCAGAGAGATACGAAAAAATAGGAGATATACGCTGCAGGATCTGGGGAAAATAGTTCACCGAAGCAAGGCTACTCTTTCAAAATATGAAAATGGTGAGATAGTGCTGGACATTGAAACATTGTTCGATATGGCAAGGGCGCTGCGGGTCTCCGTATTCAGCCTGCTGGATCTTCCGGTGGACGCGGAAACGGTATGTCCGCGGAAGGAAAATGATCATGCCTGTTGCTGCAAGGATATCTTTTCTTACCCGATACTTTACCTCTATTACTATAACGGCGAACACAAATGCATCCGCCGCGGCGTTATTGAGACCGACATTGAAAACGGCAAGGCGAAATTTTACCTTGATACGGTATCCCTCAGCGATTATCGCCGATGCTGCCAGGTGTATGTGGGACAGGTCCGTTCGTATTCATTCTATACGCGTATGGTATTTAGAAATGAGATCACGCCGCCTGACATGATCACCATGGTATTCCCCTCCATGCTCAACTGTCAGACTTTCCTGATCGGACAGGTCTTCGCCATGACGGTCGCAACGCAGCCTATCTGTGTAAAGGCCCTCGTGGCGAACCATGAAATGATCGAAGACCGGGAATTTAAGACCATGCTGCAGATAACGCCGCAGGAAATCAAGAATATAAAGCGATTGAATTATTTCGCTCTGGAAAGAGTGGCGGAAGTGAAGGTTTAG
- a CDS encoding LuxR C-terminal-related transcriptional regulator, whose protein sequence is MRQIRHDYSVSLNEIELLILDNLTQGLSNREIGEKIGVTDKVVSIYIKKICEKRGYRNRVEAATERVKEIISEKLKKQGVYDIEI, encoded by the coding sequence ATGAGGCAAATCCGCCACGATTATTCGGTAAGTTTAAATGAAATAGAACTGTTGATCCTCGACAATCTGACACAGGGGCTCAGCAATAGGGAGATCGGAGAAAAAATAGGCGTGACAGATAAAGTCGTCAGCATTTATATCAAAAAGATATGCGAAAAGCGCGGCTACCGGAACCGGGTCGAGGCGGCTACGGAGAGGGTCAAAGAAATTATCAGCGAAAAGCTCAAAAAACAGGGAGTTTATGATATCGAGATATAA
- a CDS encoding EAL domain-containing protein, which translates to MKKRLLEATVIVGCAILLALFSPRTALAGAERDFVRVGWFLNERYQEYDADGNPYGYNYEYLMEIAKYTNWRYKFVNASLNRCLEMLKEGQLDIVGCMTNTDKRQRLYSFPEFDCGSSYITMYVRTDSPLKPYDFASFNGLRVGYRKSARNGNVFLQFAREKGFKCKLVMYDREPELLAAVARGDVDAGIGDSLYPGRSRRIIAVFSPSLLYFVTTKGNEKIVSGLNMAIGTILAKDDFYDKKLAAKYFGDGDFDIIGQLRRLPVALVLDFSAILLVLLAALAWFCINKARALNTIRKLLYHDSLTGMFNKCGFEKRAEEILSHAGTRRYAVVALDIDDFRIYNELNGAAAGNELLKAVGAAASAKLFRDEAGARYAADNFVFLMRAENEKELTERILGLNRHFRETANAGTIAVSNGVYIITDSKVSIQSMYDRAVFALKITDKNRVDSVMFYDDSLYADQSEDAALLMESDDAFKNGEFMTYYQPKYGTSDECLVGAEALVRWKKSDGTLVSPARFIELFEKNGLISKLDFYIFDEVCRTLSAQIERGIKVVPVSVNFSRAHLFDPLFPDKALAIREKYDVPSGLLEIELTESAFTLEAGTLTDAVSKLHEYGFRVAIDDFGSGDSSLGTLKDIKADTLKMDMRFMEGFEKGGRVGTIVTSVLRMARWLALPVVVEGVETKEQADFIKSVGGDAIQGYYYSKPLPSCEWEALLLSPARAKCGSGDGVAFSTEEIDILMGGNRLVNLLLSSLCSGFGLYEYVDGKLGMLRASDGYHRIMGGGRERSYSNDVIQKVHEEDRSMYIQCIEEAISTGRPVNVEFRRYNDDGRLMHIEGVILGINKDTRAPIVCMTFQEITDADRSQRRTIHYKE; encoded by the coding sequence ATGAAGAAAAGACTCTTGGAGGCAACCGTTATTGTTGGCTGTGCCATCCTGCTGGCTTTGTTTTCCCCGCGGACGGCGTTGGCCGGAGCGGAACGTGACTTCGTCCGTGTGGGGTGGTTCCTGAATGAGAGATATCAGGAATACGACGCGGACGGCAATCCTTACGGGTACAACTATGAATATCTCATGGAGATAGCCAAGTATACAAACTGGAGATACAAATTTGTCAACGCCAGCCTGAACAGGTGCCTCGAAATGCTGAAAGAGGGACAGCTTGACATTGTAGGCTGTATGACCAATACGGACAAACGCCAGCGGCTCTATTCCTTCCCCGAGTTCGACTGCGGCAGTTCGTATATAACGATGTACGTGCGGACGGACAGCCCGCTGAAACCATATGATTTTGCGTCTTTTAACGGCCTGCGCGTAGGGTATCGCAAATCAGCCAGAAACGGGAACGTTTTCTTGCAGTTCGCGCGGGAAAAGGGCTTTAAATGCAAGCTCGTAATGTATGACCGGGAACCTGAACTACTGGCGGCCGTCGCACGCGGCGATGTCGACGCCGGCATCGGCGACAGCCTCTACCCCGGCCGCAGCCGCCGGATCATCGCAGTATTCTCCCCCTCTCTGCTTTACTTCGTAACTACAAAGGGCAATGAAAAGATCGTCTCCGGGCTCAATATGGCAATAGGCACGATCCTGGCGAAAGACGATTTTTATGACAAGAAGCTTGCGGCAAAATATTTTGGCGACGGCGACTTCGATATTATCGGCCAGCTGCGCCGTCTGCCGGTCGCCCTGGTTTTGGATTTTTCCGCGATCCTCCTGGTCCTTCTGGCGGCTCTAGCCTGGTTCTGCATCAATAAAGCGAGGGCTCTGAACACTATCCGCAAGCTGCTCTACCACGACAGCCTGACGGGGATGTTCAACAAGTGCGGTTTTGAAAAACGCGCCGAAGAGATACTGTCACATGCCGGTACGCGACGCTACGCTGTAGTAGCTCTCGATATCGATGATTTTCGCATTTATAACGAACTTAACGGCGCTGCCGCGGGAAACGAACTTTTAAAAGCGGTGGGCGCCGCCGCCTCGGCGAAACTGTTCCGTGACGAGGCAGGCGCCAGATACGCGGCCGACAATTTTGTCTTTCTAATGCGCGCTGAAAATGAAAAAGAACTCACAGAGAGGATATTGGGGCTGAACAGACACTTTCGCGAGACGGCCAACGCAGGCACTATCGCGGTAAGCAACGGCGTCTACATCATCACAGACTCAAAAGTTTCGATACAATCCATGTATGATAGGGCAGTTTTTGCTCTTAAAATAACAGATAAGAACCGTGTGGATTCTGTCATGTTTTACGATGACTCTTTATATGCAGATCAGAGCGAGGACGCGGCGCTGCTTATGGAGTCGGATGACGCATTCAAAAACGGCGAGTTCATGACGTACTATCAACCGAAATACGGCACGTCCGACGAATGCCTAGTCGGCGCCGAGGCGCTTGTGCGCTGGAAAAAAAGTGACGGCACCCTTGTTTCCCCGGCCAGGTTCATCGAACTGTTTGAAAAAAACGGGCTGATCTCAAAACTCGATTTCTACATATTCGATGAAGTTTGCCGGACGCTCTCTGCGCAGATCGAACGGGGAATAAAAGTCGTCCCCGTTTCGGTGAACTTTTCAAGAGCTCATCTCTTTGATCCCCTCTTTCCAGACAAAGCTTTGGCAATCAGGGAAAAATACGATGTTCCCAGCGGCCTGCTTGAGATCGAGCTTACGGAGTCCGCCTTTACGCTTGAGGCCGGAACCTTAACTGACGCTGTCAGCAAACTGCACGAATATGGTTTTCGCGTGGCCATAGATGATTTTGGCAGCGGCGATTCTTCATTGGGCACCTTAAAAGACATCAAAGCCGACACTTTGAAAATGGACATGCGGTTTATGGAAGGCTTTGAAAAGGGAGGACGTGTCGGCACGATCGTCACCTCCGTCCTGCGCATGGCAAGGTGGCTGGCGCTGCCGGTGGTGGTCGAAGGCGTCGAGACCAAGGAGCAGGCGGACTTCATCAAAAGTGTCGGCGGCGACGCCATCCAGGGCTATTACTACTCCAAACCACTGCCCTCCTGTGAATGGGAGGCTTTGCTGCTGAGCCCCGCGAGGGCGAAGTGCGGCTCAGGGGACGGCGTCGCCTTCAGCACGGAAGAGATAGATATACTTATGGGCGGCAATCGTTTGGTAAACCTGTTGCTGAGCAGCCTCTGTTCCGGGTTTGGCCTCTACGAATATGTAGACGGGAAGCTTGGCATGCTGCGCGCGAGCGACGGATACCACCGCATAATGGGCGGCGGCAGGGAAAGATCATACTCCAATGACGTCATACAGAAGGTGCATGAGGAGGACCGTTCCATGTACATACAGTGCATAGAAGAAGCGATATCTACCGGCCGCCCCGTGAATGTCGAGTTCCGCCGCTATAACGATGACGGCCGCCTTATGCATATAGAGGGCGTCATCCTAGGCATCAATAAAGACACCCGCGCGCCTATCGTGTGTATGACATTTCAGGAAATCACCGACGCGGACCGCTCCCAGCGCAGGACGATCCACTATAAAGAATGA
- a CDS encoding DMT family transporter has translation MNNRRMLSVMMLSTASLIWGTSFVAQVLGMELIGPLTFCAARYVVALFFVVPFALVMDRRKKAETCAKPDVVSDWRGCLRSGILCGGALFTASGLQQVGLLFTTAGKAAFITAMYIVIVPIYGLFMKKIPSRITACAIILSTVGLYLLSIKEDFKIEIGDALILASALFWAAHIMICDRFAKDYDTIKLSTIQFGTVALFSAAAMFWLEAPEWGALFASWAPIFYAGLFCTGISYTLQMAAQRDVSPVATCIILSAEALFAAIFGYLILGERLSGRELIGCAVLFAATLIAQIQEVKSGVDPEAGA, from the coding sequence ATGAATAACCGTCGTATGCTCTCTGTAATGATGCTCTCAACGGCTTCGCTCATATGGGGCACCTCTTTTGTCGCGCAGGTATTAGGAATGGAGCTTATCGGGCCTCTGACATTCTGTGCGGCAAGATATGTGGTCGCTCTCTTCTTTGTTGTGCCGTTTGCCCTTGTCATGGACAGGCGAAAAAAAGCGGAGACATGCGCAAAACCCGACGTCGTCTCGGACTGGCGGGGTTGTTTAAGAAGCGGGATACTCTGTGGCGGCGCTCTATTTACCGCCTCCGGACTGCAGCAGGTGGGACTTCTGTTCACAACGGCAGGCAAGGCCGCATTTATCACGGCTATGTACATCGTGATAGTTCCCATTTACGGACTTTTTATGAAAAAGATCCCCTCGAGGATTACGGCCTGCGCCATTATCCTGAGTACAGTGGGACTCTACCTGCTCTCGATAAAGGAAGATTTCAAAATAGAGATCGGAGACGCCCTCATCCTAGCCAGCGCCCTTTTTTGGGCGGCCCATATAATGATTTGTGACCGTTTCGCAAAAGATTATGACACGATAAAACTATCGACTATCCAATTTGGGACCGTGGCCCTCTTTTCCGCGGCGGCGATGTTTTGGCTGGAAGCCCCCGAATGGGGAGCTCTGTTTGCCTCGTGGGCGCCGATATTCTATGCAGGCCTTTTCTGTACAGGCATTTCATATACGCTGCAAATGGCGGCACAGCGGGACGTCAGCCCTGTGGCTACCTGTATAATCCTCAGCGCGGAGGCGCTTTTCGCCGCGATTTTCGGTTATCTTATCCTTGGAGAACGCCTCTCAGGGCGGGAGCTGATCGGCTGCGCGGTGCTTTTTGCCGCAACTCTGATCGCTCAAATACAGGAGGTAAAATCCGGCGTCGATCCGGAAGCAGGAGCATAA
- a CDS encoding Eco57I restriction-modification methylase domain-containing protein, which produces MLKGGDSSVIQRALLKEEFDADRFIGGMDTMFPNISTAEKWIRSGIHIPQEFKNTISSYRLLGRHTPALGQGKIDFLQIKLVPGMQLSSSEKKCVKFLLNYMETGGADAVFAAVTSAGGKGYISLFAESPAVRGIMIPEDILEYISTEAIKNYLYKSCRLAPAALEGYFSERCIIFDDTVIERDAKKIDAALASIRFCDIAAAGGELVGAFMKKLVEVRLRLGKYFAGNLPRTEERFAREFIENSLFVTDCGAAALDILKAELKLKYPDVCIYDSHFVWGSVLIDNIFTDVKFDLIITNPPHLRSEQFSSIKELLAGYSSSRFNADIYCYYVEKAVAMLSAIGSAVFLISNKWMRSDYGAGLRDFFKYHNPTVIADLGKVPLLKGTVMPLSVVSVLKEPAGGVRFIDASARPKDTPLPEYAEECARPLAGCEFSAASWSFPHGEISALVAKIRERGTPLSQCTDNKIYRGILTGLNEAFVIGPEMAEMIVAEEPASAEFIVPFYSGREIKRYYLPPVKKYLIFMPKGCTDRKRELSDGYLWFAQNHPRLASHLALYEEKASKRRDSGDYWWELRPCRYYDVFKRPKIILPVICKRISAVLEHGRAYTNDKSCIIDSDDYFLLALLNSRLMGFVFRSVSAPLLNDYFEMRPSTLAELPIRGMIPANAAQQRLRTEIFAFGEKLSRLYELNPPTKYGRKDAETLQTEKELNKAVYRLYGLTPPEINIVENN; this is translated from the coding sequence ATGCTGAAAGGCGGCGATTCATCCGTCATTCAACGTGCTTTACTAAAAGAAGAGTTCGACGCCGATAGATTCATCGGCGGTATGGATACTATGTTCCCGAATATAAGCACAGCGGAAAAATGGATACGTTCCGGCATCCACATACCTCAGGAATTCAAAAACACGATATCTTCCTACCGCCTGCTGGGGCGCCATACCCCCGCGCTCGGACAGGGCAAAATAGATTTTCTCCAGATAAAGCTGGTTCCCGGCATGCAGCTTTCCTCTTCTGAAAAAAAGTGCGTCAAGTTTCTGCTGAATTATATGGAGACAGGCGGCGCCGACGCTGTTTTTGCGGCCGTGACTTCCGCAGGCGGCAAGGGCTACATTTCTTTGTTTGCGGAATCTCCTGCGGTACGCGGAATAATGATCCCGGAGGATATCCTTGAATATATTTCCACCGAAGCTATAAAAAATTACCTGTATAAAAGCTGTCGTCTCGCTCCGGCGGCGCTTGAGGGCTATTTCTCCGAACGCTGCATCATCTTCGACGATACGGTCATCGAGCGCGACGCGAAGAAGATCGACGCCGCGCTCGCCTCGATACGTTTTTGTGACATCGCGGCAGCCGGAGGCGAACTTGTAGGGGCCTTCATGAAAAAGCTCGTCGAGGTGCGCCTGAGGCTTGGGAAGTATTTCGCGGGGAACCTGCCGCGCACAGAGGAGCGCTTTGCGCGCGAGTTCATCGAAAATTCCCTGTTCGTGACCGACTGCGGCGCTGCGGCCCTCGATATACTTAAGGCCGAGCTTAAGCTGAAATACCCCGATGTTTGTATATATGACAGCCATTTTGTATGGGGCAGCGTTTTAATAGATAATATCTTTACCGATGTAAAATTCGACTTGATAATTACGAATCCTCCGCATCTTCGCAGCGAACAGTTCTCTTCCATAAAGGAATTGTTGGCCGGCTATTCCTCGTCGCGCTTCAACGCCGATATCTACTGTTATTACGTTGAGAAGGCCGTTGCCATGCTTTCAGCCATTGGAAGCGCCGTGTTCCTGATCTCCAACAAATGGATGAGGTCCGACTACGGCGCGGGGCTGCGTGATTTTTTCAAATACCACAATCCTACCGTCATAGCGGACCTTGGCAAGGTCCCGCTGCTCAAGGGCACGGTGATGCCGCTCTCTGTCGTCTCTGTCCTTAAAGAACCGGCTGGCGGCGTGAGGTTTATCGATGCATCAGCAAGGCCCAAGGATACGCCCCTGCCTGAATACGCGGAAGAGTGCGCGCGCCCGCTGGCCGGCTGCGAGTTCTCCGCCGCCTCGTGGAGCTTTCCGCATGGTGAGATATCCGCGCTTGTGGCGAAGATCCGCGAAAGAGGTACGCCCCTTTCGCAATGCACTGATAACAAAATATACAGAGGTATCCTTACCGGACTGAACGAGGCTTTTGTGATCGGCCCGGAGATGGCAGAGATGATAGTTGCGGAAGAACCGGCATCAGCGGAGTTCATCGTGCCGTTTTATTCCGGACGTGAAATAAAGAGGTATTATCTGCCGCCGGTGAAAAAATACCTCATATTTATGCCCAAGGGCTGCACTGACAGGAAACGTGAGCTCTCCGACGGCTATCTGTGGTTCGCGCAGAATCACCCGCGCCTGGCCTCGCATCTTGCGCTGTACGAGGAAAAGGCCTCTAAACGGCGGGATAGCGGGGACTATTGGTGGGAATTACGCCCCTGCCGCTATTATGATGTCTTTAAAAGGCCTAAGATCATTCTGCCAGTGATATGCAAGCGCATCTCCGCTGTGCTGGAACACGGGCGCGCCTATACTAACGACAAAAGCTGCATTATCGACAGCGACGACTACTTCCTCCTCGCGCTGCTCAATTCCAGGCTGATGGGTTTTGTCTTCCGTTCCGTGTCGGCGCCGCTCCTGAATGACTACTTTGAAATGCGCCCGTCAACTTTGGCAGAACTGCCGATAAGGGGCATGATTCCCGCGAACGCCGCACAGCAGCGCCTCCGCACGGAAATTTTTGCTTTCGGCGAAAAACTGTCACGCCTCTACGAACTCAATCCGCCGACGAAGTACGGGCGCAAAGATGCGGAAACGCTGCAAACGGAAAAGGAACTGAATAAAGCGGTATACCGTCTCTACGGGCTGACGCCGCCGGAAATAAACATTGTCGAAAATAACTGA